A region of Coccinella septempunctata chromosome 5, icCocSept1.1, whole genome shotgun sequence DNA encodes the following proteins:
- the LOC123313250 gene encoding cyclin-dependent kinase 12 isoform X1 has product MEKNRHGKHAKDKPKKTKKRKTRDEQSKSPDSSAVKPLVEYSDVSSEDLSAPEAGEIQSGEGSLSQSDEGEIMNRSSRYNRYPVIDEGYLYRRQSLIDSPTARRSHRLDPSMVPRSPSPSLLLSRERKLSVSSKSSSNELRHKKLLESSPNNYRVMRSPPYIDYDTDRKKRKKKDKKHKKDKKGKKKKKKSKHRSRSSSVSSKDSGSVDDRPSPKALKKINSSLDPEPLSDWEPQDVLKKEKENTSFMDNKIDECSPVSNDSHIASPEPIEERSPTPRSATPPPKPTYKSYHVRDSPHTPPIHHKHNNMARSNSPIIVDDHISLPSVSPRANPYSPDLILRHHAPSSRRSVTPTKRRRSDRDSHRKHRRERERSRRDSRSRSPIPRRRSRSPSYKRHYTRSPSRSSRKKRSRTPRRDRERTPTRNKYRSPSPHSIKSSKLKNKITDASLFAEMVKDRHKRELELKKLEKELESKSEKKPEQEIVTDLTTNNDGAHAVNNNGNTVIPMDIDDIPIPSEVGDISLPLEQQTDSSTPSNVQQPSEKPVSVTPPNNVSKIVEDSNSAADVSTNNKPKSVTNLPLPPGIDHTELETIESPPSRSPSPVKAAPPPLPPTKPRTPPRKSIMNLPMPPVVPGTEDLSGDELVTTPPRNDSKANEKKIAPKPELKRPKILKRRGSRNNVTTMCGKDWGERCVDMFEVIAQIGEGTYGQVYKAKDKAAKELVALKKVRLENEKEGFPITAVREIKILRQLNHKNIVNLREIVTDKQDALDFRKDKGSFYLVFEYMDHDLMGLLESGLVDFNELNNACIMKQLLDGLNYCHKKNFLHRDIKCSNILMNNKGEVKLADFGLARLYNAEDRQRPYTNKVITLWYRPPELLLGEERYGPAIDVWSCGCILGELFLKKPLFQANAEVMQLEMISKLCGTPTPAVWPSVIKLPLFHTLKPKKLHRRRIREDFVFMPASALELLDKMLELDPDKRITAEDALKSPWLKNINPEQISAPELPTWQDCHELWSKKRKRQQREQHDAMLNLPPGKPLMGPRDPKMMLKPEDSSEIGG; this is encoded by the exons atggaaaaaaatagaCATGGTAAGCATGCCAAAGACAAAcctaaaaaaactaaaaaacgtAAAACTAGAGATGAACAAAGTAAATCTCCCGATAGCTCTGCAGTGAAACCTCTAGttgaatattcagatgtaagttCGGAAGACTTATCAGCACCAGAAGCCGGTGAAATACAAAGTGGAGAAGGTAGTTTATCACAGAGTGATGAAGGAGAAATAATGAATAGAAGTAGTCGTTATAACCGTTATCCAGTCATAGATGAAGGATATCTTTATCGAAGACAATCTCTGATAGATTCACCAACAG CGAGAAGGTCTCATAGGTTGGATCCATCTATGGTTCCTAGATCTCCTTCACCGTCTCTACTGCTTTCACGAGAAAGAAAACTTTCTGTCTCATCTAAATCATCTTCAAATGAGTTGAGGCACAAGAAATTACTAGAAAGTTCTCCAAATAACTACAGAGTAATGAGGTCTCCACCTTATATAGATTATGATACTGATCggaaaaagagaaagaaaaaagataagaaacacaaaaaggataaaaaggggaaaaaaaagaaaaaaaagtcaaaGCATAGGTCAAGGAGTTCTAGCGTTTCCAGCAAAGACAGTGGATCTGTAGATGACCGACCATCACCAAA AGCACTGAAGAAGATCAATTCGAGCTTAGATCCCGAGCCTTTGTCAGACTGGGAACCACAGGATGTTCTCAAGAAGGAGAAAGAAAATACGTCTTTCATGGACAATAAGATTGATGAATGCTCCCCTGTGTCAAATGATAGTCACATAGCTTCTCCTGAGCCTATTGAAGAGAGATCTCCAACACCCCGATCGGCGACCCCTCCTCCTAAGCCTACATATAAAAGTTATCATGTTCGAGATTCGCCACATACACCTCCTATTCATCACAAACACAATAATATGGCTAGGTCTAATTCTCCAATTATTGTTGATGATCACATTTCATTACCTAGCGTTTCACCACGTGCAAACCCCTACAG tCCTGATTTAATCTTACGCCATCATGCCCCTAGTAGTAGACGATCAGTGACACCAACCAAACGAAGAAGATCCGATAGGGACAGTCACAGAAAACACAGGCGAGAGAGAGAAAGGAGTAGGAGGGATTCAAGAAGTAGAAGTCCGATACCTAGAAGACGATCTAGGTCGCCAAGTTATAAGAGGCATTATACAAGGTCCCCTAGTCGTAGTAGTCGAAAGAAGAGGTCAAGAACCCCTAGGAGGGATAGAGAAAGAACGCCTACCAG GAACAAATACAGGAGCCCCTCCCCACACTCCATCAAGAGTTCTAagcttaaaaataaaataacagaCGCTAGTTTATTCGCCGAAATGGTGAAAGACAGGCATAAGAGAGAATTGGAACTCAAGAAGCTGGAAAAAGAATTAGAAagtaaatctgaaaaaaaaccagaacaagaAATTGTAACTGATCTAACAACAAATAACGATGGTGCTCATGCTGTGAATAATAATGGCAATACTGTGATTCCTATGGACATTGACGATATTCCTATACCCTCTGAAGTAGGTGACATTTCATTACCGTTGGAGCAACAGACTGACTCTTCGACTCCTTCGAATGTGCAACAACCCTCAGAGAAGCCCGTCTCTGTTACGCCCCCAAATAATGTCAGTAAG ATCGTTGAGGATAGTAATTCTGCCGCAGATGTTTCCACTAATAATAAACCAAAGAGCGTTACAAATCTACCGTTGCCGCCTGGTATCGACCATACGGAGCTCGAAACGATCGAGTCGCCTCCTAGTAGGTCGCCCAGTCCGGTCAAAGCTGCTCCTCCTCCACTACCACCTACTAAACCGAGGACTCCTCCCAGAAAGAGTATAATGAATTTACCCATGCCCCCAG TTGTTCCAGGAACCGAGGATCTGAGTGGGGACGAACTCGTAACCACACCCCCTAGGAATGATTCGAAAGCCAACGAGAAGAAAATAGCGCCTAAACCAGAGTTGAAGAGACCGAAGATTCTCAAACGAAGGGGATCCAGAAATAACGTGACCACTATGTGCGGCAAAGATTGGGGCGAAAGATGCGTCGATATGTTCGAAGTTATTGCACAGATTGGAGAAG GTACTTACGGTCAAGTGTACAAAGCCAAAGACAAAGCCGCCAAGGAACTGGTAGCTTTGAAAAAAGTAAGATTAGAAAACGAGAAAGAGGGTTTCCCCATAACCGCAGTTCGAGAAATAAAAATCCTGAGACAGCTGAATCACAAGAACATAGTGAATCTTAGGGAAATTGTGACTGATAAACAAGATGCACTCGATTTTAGGAAG GATAAAGGATCATTTTATCTGGTCTTCGAATATATGGACCACGACCTGATGGGGCTTCTAGAATCAGGATTGGTTGACTTCAATGAACTGAATAACGCGTGCATAATGAAACAACTTCTGGATGGATTGAATTATTGCCATAAAAAGAATTTTCTGCACAGGGATATCAAGTGCAGCAATATATTGATGAATAACAA AGGTGAAGTCAAACTTGCAGATTTTGGGCTGGCTAGACTGTACAATGCTGAGGACAGGCAGCGTCCTTACACCAATAAAGTTATCACTTTGTGGTATAGGCCACCTGAGTTATTGCTAGGAGAGGAACGATATGGCCCAGCGATTGACGTTTGGAGTTGCGGGTGTATTTTAGGAGAGCTATTCCTGAAGAAACCCTTATTTCAG GCCAACGCAGAGGTTATGCAGCTCGAAATGATTTCCAAACTTTGTGGAACTCCCACTCCGGCAGTCTGGCCTTCGGTAATAAAATTGCCCCTTTTCCACACGTTGAAACCCAAGAAGTTGCATCGCAGAAGAATAAGAGAAGATTTCGTTTTTATGCCCGCTTCTGCATTAGAACTTTTAGATAAGATGCTGGAACTTGACCCTGACAAAAGGATAACGGCTGAAGATGCTCTAAAGTCCCCTTGGCTCAAGAATATTAATCCCGAGCA GATAAGCGCCCCTGAGCTACCAACTTGGCAAGACTGTCACGAATTGTGGAGTAAGAAACGGAAACGTCAACAGCGAGAGCAGCACGACGCTATGTTGAATTTGCCCCCTGGTAAACCACTGATGGGACCAAGAGATCCAAAGATGATGCTGAAACCTGAAGATTCATCTGAAATTGGGGGGTGA
- the LOC123313250 gene encoding cyclin-dependent kinase 12 isoform X2, producing MNRSSRYNRYPVIDEGYLYRRQSLIDSPTARRSHRLDPSMVPRSPSPSLLLSRERKLSVSSKSSSNELRHKKLLESSPNNYRVMRSPPYIDYDTDRKKRKKKDKKHKKDKKGKKKKKKSKHRSRSSSVSSKDSGSVDDRPSPKRKLLIRALKKINSSLDPEPLSDWEPQDVLKKEKENTSFMDNKIDECSPVSNDSHIASPEPIEERSPTPRSATPPPKPTYKSYHVRDSPHTPPIHHKHNNMARSNSPIIVDDHISLPSVSPRANPYSPDLILRHHAPSSRRSVTPTKRRRSDRDSHRKHRRERERSRRDSRSRSPIPRRRSRSPSYKRHYTRSPSRSSRKKRSRTPRRDRERTPTRNKYRSPSPHSIKSSKLKNKITDASLFAEMVKDRHKRELELKKLEKELESKSEKKPEQEIVTDLTTNNDGAHAVNNNGNTVIPMDIDDIPIPSEVGDISLPLEQQTDSSTPSNVQQPSEKPVSVTPPNNVSKIVEDSNSAADVSTNNKPKSVTNLPLPPGIDHTELETIESPPSRSPSPVKAAPPPLPPTKPRTPPRKSIMNLPMPPVVPGTEDLSGDELVTTPPRNDSKANEKKIAPKPELKRPKILKRRGSRNNVTTMCGKDWGERCVDMFEVIAQIGEGTYGQVYKAKDKAAKELVALKKVRLENEKEGFPITAVREIKILRQLNHKNIVNLREIVTDKQDALDFRKDKGSFYLVFEYMDHDLMGLLESGLVDFNELNNACIMKQLLDGLNYCHKKNFLHRDIKCSNILMNNKGEVKLADFGLARLYNAEDRQRPYTNKVITLWYRPPELLLGEERYGPAIDVWSCGCILGELFLKKPLFQANAEVMQLEMISKLCGTPTPAVWPSVIKLPLFHTLKPKKLHRRRIREDFVFMPASALELLDKMLELDPDKRITAEDALKSPWLKNINPEQISAPELPTWQDCHELWSKKRKRQQREQHDAMLNLPPGKPLMGPRDPKMMLKPEDSSEIGG from the exons ATGAATAGAAGTAGTCGTTATAACCGTTATCCAGTCATAGATGAAGGATATCTTTATCGAAGACAATCTCTGATAGATTCACCAACAG CGAGAAGGTCTCATAGGTTGGATCCATCTATGGTTCCTAGATCTCCTTCACCGTCTCTACTGCTTTCACGAGAAAGAAAACTTTCTGTCTCATCTAAATCATCTTCAAATGAGTTGAGGCACAAGAAATTACTAGAAAGTTCTCCAAATAACTACAGAGTAATGAGGTCTCCACCTTATATAGATTATGATACTGATCggaaaaagagaaagaaaaaagataagaaacacaaaaaggataaaaaggggaaaaaaaagaaaaaaaagtcaaaGCATAGGTCAAGGAGTTCTAGCGTTTCCAGCAAAGACAGTGGATCTGTAGATGACCGACCATCACCAAA AAGAAAATTGTTGATTAGAGCACTGAAGAAGATCAATTCGAGCTTAGATCCCGAGCCTTTGTCAGACTGGGAACCACAGGATGTTCTCAAGAAGGAGAAAGAAAATACGTCTTTCATGGACAATAAGATTGATGAATGCTCCCCTGTGTCAAATGATAGTCACATAGCTTCTCCTGAGCCTATTGAAGAGAGATCTCCAACACCCCGATCGGCGACCCCTCCTCCTAAGCCTACATATAAAAGTTATCATGTTCGAGATTCGCCACATACACCTCCTATTCATCACAAACACAATAATATGGCTAGGTCTAATTCTCCAATTATTGTTGATGATCACATTTCATTACCTAGCGTTTCACCACGTGCAAACCCCTACAG tCCTGATTTAATCTTACGCCATCATGCCCCTAGTAGTAGACGATCAGTGACACCAACCAAACGAAGAAGATCCGATAGGGACAGTCACAGAAAACACAGGCGAGAGAGAGAAAGGAGTAGGAGGGATTCAAGAAGTAGAAGTCCGATACCTAGAAGACGATCTAGGTCGCCAAGTTATAAGAGGCATTATACAAGGTCCCCTAGTCGTAGTAGTCGAAAGAAGAGGTCAAGAACCCCTAGGAGGGATAGAGAAAGAACGCCTACCAG GAACAAATACAGGAGCCCCTCCCCACACTCCATCAAGAGTTCTAagcttaaaaataaaataacagaCGCTAGTTTATTCGCCGAAATGGTGAAAGACAGGCATAAGAGAGAATTGGAACTCAAGAAGCTGGAAAAAGAATTAGAAagtaaatctgaaaaaaaaccagaacaagaAATTGTAACTGATCTAACAACAAATAACGATGGTGCTCATGCTGTGAATAATAATGGCAATACTGTGATTCCTATGGACATTGACGATATTCCTATACCCTCTGAAGTAGGTGACATTTCATTACCGTTGGAGCAACAGACTGACTCTTCGACTCCTTCGAATGTGCAACAACCCTCAGAGAAGCCCGTCTCTGTTACGCCCCCAAATAATGTCAGTAAG ATCGTTGAGGATAGTAATTCTGCCGCAGATGTTTCCACTAATAATAAACCAAAGAGCGTTACAAATCTACCGTTGCCGCCTGGTATCGACCATACGGAGCTCGAAACGATCGAGTCGCCTCCTAGTAGGTCGCCCAGTCCGGTCAAAGCTGCTCCTCCTCCACTACCACCTACTAAACCGAGGACTCCTCCCAGAAAGAGTATAATGAATTTACCCATGCCCCCAG TTGTTCCAGGAACCGAGGATCTGAGTGGGGACGAACTCGTAACCACACCCCCTAGGAATGATTCGAAAGCCAACGAGAAGAAAATAGCGCCTAAACCAGAGTTGAAGAGACCGAAGATTCTCAAACGAAGGGGATCCAGAAATAACGTGACCACTATGTGCGGCAAAGATTGGGGCGAAAGATGCGTCGATATGTTCGAAGTTATTGCACAGATTGGAGAAG GTACTTACGGTCAAGTGTACAAAGCCAAAGACAAAGCCGCCAAGGAACTGGTAGCTTTGAAAAAAGTAAGATTAGAAAACGAGAAAGAGGGTTTCCCCATAACCGCAGTTCGAGAAATAAAAATCCTGAGACAGCTGAATCACAAGAACATAGTGAATCTTAGGGAAATTGTGACTGATAAACAAGATGCACTCGATTTTAGGAAG GATAAAGGATCATTTTATCTGGTCTTCGAATATATGGACCACGACCTGATGGGGCTTCTAGAATCAGGATTGGTTGACTTCAATGAACTGAATAACGCGTGCATAATGAAACAACTTCTGGATGGATTGAATTATTGCCATAAAAAGAATTTTCTGCACAGGGATATCAAGTGCAGCAATATATTGATGAATAACAA AGGTGAAGTCAAACTTGCAGATTTTGGGCTGGCTAGACTGTACAATGCTGAGGACAGGCAGCGTCCTTACACCAATAAAGTTATCACTTTGTGGTATAGGCCACCTGAGTTATTGCTAGGAGAGGAACGATATGGCCCAGCGATTGACGTTTGGAGTTGCGGGTGTATTTTAGGAGAGCTATTCCTGAAGAAACCCTTATTTCAG GCCAACGCAGAGGTTATGCAGCTCGAAATGATTTCCAAACTTTGTGGAACTCCCACTCCGGCAGTCTGGCCTTCGGTAATAAAATTGCCCCTTTTCCACACGTTGAAACCCAAGAAGTTGCATCGCAGAAGAATAAGAGAAGATTTCGTTTTTATGCCCGCTTCTGCATTAGAACTTTTAGATAAGATGCTGGAACTTGACCCTGACAAAAGGATAACGGCTGAAGATGCTCTAAAGTCCCCTTGGCTCAAGAATATTAATCCCGAGCA GATAAGCGCCCCTGAGCTACCAACTTGGCAAGACTGTCACGAATTGTGGAGTAAGAAACGGAAACGTCAACAGCGAGAGCAGCACGACGCTATGTTGAATTTGCCCCCTGGTAAACCACTGATGGGACCAAGAGATCCAAAGATGATGCTGAAACCTGAAGATTCATCTGAAATTGGGGGGTGA
- the LOC123312955 gene encoding uncharacterized protein LOC123312955 isoform X2, with amino-acid sequence MSTMDLYWSATDSISFQDMLDIDIKSEIETLVGGHSDFPSFNFSDLPPLEFEEVQDIKWFSSSSDLSNSSLNLDFSCDDRTTMVNPNAVMPLVSLSQNVRSPSPSLKESHLTFSPSILKISAIKQEATTVVKKDLIRSLNDVEEKPILKTITKVTPILAKPAIKPVTKTPTVLTFRNTVTKPINITQVNNITTVRTVVPAHTNKKNFNNNNRIIIDDDERAYPKPAYSYSCLIAMALKNSHSGSLPVSEIYNFMCKHFPYFKTAPSGWKNSVRHNLSLNKCFEKIEKPALNGAQRKGCLWAMNPAKISKMDEEVQKWSKKDPTAIKKAMVYPEHLEALERGEMKFSCSYDESDTYVDSCGSAESEQSDSEQEVEAEVDNNINAEYEYVDIQVKNEEDDEYDIQVAEDGFEDMEDHHEMLRVEVALAQKELLEYERTMNNKRRKTYIIQN; translated from the exons atgtCGACAATGGATCTTTATTGGAGTGCAACAGATTCAATTTCCTTTCAAGATATGTTAGACATTGATATTAAATCTGAAATAGAAACTTTGGTCGGAGGACATAGCGATTTTCCAAGTTTCAATTTCTCTGATTTACCTCCGCTAGAATTCGAGGAAGTGCAAGACATAAAATGGTTTTCATCCAGTTCAGACCTCTCTAATTCAAGCCTCAACTTGGACTTCAGTTGTGATGACAGAACCACAATGGTGAATCCTAATGCTGTGATGCCCCTTGTTAGTCTTTCACAGAATGTTAGATCTCCTTCACCCTCCCTGAAAGAGAGTCACTTGACATTTTCACcatcaatattgaaaatatcagcCATTAAACAAGAAGCTACTACTGTTGTTAAGAAAGATTTGATCAGAAGTTTGAATGATGTAGAGGAAAAACCAATACTGAAAACTATAACCAAAGTTACTCCTATTCTTGCAAAGCCAGCAATAAAACCAGTAACTAAAACTCCTACAGTGTTGACATTCAGGAATACTGTTACTAAACCAATTAACATCACCCAAGTAAATAATATAACTACAGTGAGAACAGTAGTTCCTGCTCacacaaacaaaaaaaatttcaacaataataataggattattattgatgatgatgaaagagcATACCCTAAGCCAGCATACAGTTATAGTTGTTTGATAGCTATGGCTTTGAAAAATAGTCATAGTGGAAGCTTACCTGTCTCAGAAATATATAACTTTATGTGTAAGCATTTCCCATATTTCAAAACTGCCCCTAGTGGAtggaaaaactctgttaggcatAATTTATCCCTAAATAAATGTTTTGAGAAAATCGAAAAGCCTGCACTTAATGGGGCTCAGAGAAAAGGATGTTTATGGGCTATGAATCCTGCTAAAATCAGTAAAATGGATGAGGAAGTACAGAAGTGGTCTAAGAAAGACCCCACAGCTATCAAAAAGGCTATGGTATATCCAG AACATTTGGAAGCCCTAGAGAGAGGGGAAATGAAATTCTCATGCAGCTATGATGAAAGTGATACCTATGTTGACTCTTGCGGAAGTGCTGAAAGTGAACAGTCAGACTCTgaacaagaagtagaagcagaAGTGGATAATAATATCAATGCTGAATATGAATATGTAGATATACAAGTCAAAAATGAAGAAGATGATGAATATGACATTCAG GTAGCTGAAGATGGATTCGAAGATATGGAAGATCATCACGAGATGCTTCGAGTGGAAGTGGCGCTGGCACAAAAAGAGCTCCTAGAATATGAAAGAACAATGAACAACAAACGAAGAAAGACCTACATCATACAAAATTGA
- the LOC123312955 gene encoding uncharacterized protein LOC123312955 isoform X1: MDFQSSLDSGAFFKKKKNTMSTMDLYWSATDSISFQDMLDIDIKSEIETLVGGHSDFPSFNFSDLPPLEFEEVQDIKWFSSSSDLSNSSLNLDFSCDDRTTMVNPNAVMPLVSLSQNVRSPSPSLKESHLTFSPSILKISAIKQEATTVVKKDLIRSLNDVEEKPILKTITKVTPILAKPAIKPVTKTPTVLTFRNTVTKPINITQVNNITTVRTVVPAHTNKKNFNNNNRIIIDDDERAYPKPAYSYSCLIAMALKNSHSGSLPVSEIYNFMCKHFPYFKTAPSGWKNSVRHNLSLNKCFEKIEKPALNGAQRKGCLWAMNPAKISKMDEEVQKWSKKDPTAIKKAMVYPEHLEALERGEMKFSCSYDESDTYVDSCGSAESEQSDSEQEVEAEVDNNINAEYEYVDIQVKNEEDDEYDIQVAEDGFEDMEDHHEMLRVEVALAQKELLEYERTMNNKRRKTYIIQN, encoded by the exons ATGGACTTTCAAAGTTCATTAGACTCTGGAGCATTCTTCAAGAAA aaaaaaaatacaatgtCGACAATGGATCTTTATTGGAGTGCAACAGATTCAATTTCCTTTCAAGATATGTTAGACATTGATATTAAATCTGAAATAGAAACTTTGGTCGGAGGACATAGCGATTTTCCAAGTTTCAATTTCTCTGATTTACCTCCGCTAGAATTCGAGGAAGTGCAAGACATAAAATGGTTTTCATCCAGTTCAGACCTCTCTAATTCAAGCCTCAACTTGGACTTCAGTTGTGATGACAGAACCACAATGGTGAATCCTAATGCTGTGATGCCCCTTGTTAGTCTTTCACAGAATGTTAGATCTCCTTCACCCTCCCTGAAAGAGAGTCACTTGACATTTTCACcatcaatattgaaaatatcagcCATTAAACAAGAAGCTACTACTGTTGTTAAGAAAGATTTGATCAGAAGTTTGAATGATGTAGAGGAAAAACCAATACTGAAAACTATAACCAAAGTTACTCCTATTCTTGCAAAGCCAGCAATAAAACCAGTAACTAAAACTCCTACAGTGTTGACATTCAGGAATACTGTTACTAAACCAATTAACATCACCCAAGTAAATAATATAACTACAGTGAGAACAGTAGTTCCTGCTCacacaaacaaaaaaaatttcaacaataataataggattattattgatgatgatgaaagagcATACCCTAAGCCAGCATACAGTTATAGTTGTTTGATAGCTATGGCTTTGAAAAATAGTCATAGTGGAAGCTTACCTGTCTCAGAAATATATAACTTTATGTGTAAGCATTTCCCATATTTCAAAACTGCCCCTAGTGGAtggaaaaactctgttaggcatAATTTATCCCTAAATAAATGTTTTGAGAAAATCGAAAAGCCTGCACTTAATGGGGCTCAGAGAAAAGGATGTTTATGGGCTATGAATCCTGCTAAAATCAGTAAAATGGATGAGGAAGTACAGAAGTGGTCTAAGAAAGACCCCACAGCTATCAAAAAGGCTATGGTATATCCAG AACATTTGGAAGCCCTAGAGAGAGGGGAAATGAAATTCTCATGCAGCTATGATGAAAGTGATACCTATGTTGACTCTTGCGGAAGTGCTGAAAGTGAACAGTCAGACTCTgaacaagaagtagaagcagaAGTGGATAATAATATCAATGCTGAATATGAATATGTAGATATACAAGTCAAAAATGAAGAAGATGATGAATATGACATTCAG GTAGCTGAAGATGGATTCGAAGATATGGAAGATCATCACGAGATGCTTCGAGTGGAAGTGGCGCTGGCACAAAAAGAGCTCCTAGAATATGAAAGAACAATGAACAACAAACGAAGAAAGACCTACATCATACAAAATTGA
- the LOC123313439 gene encoding uncharacterized protein LOC123313439, which yields MKPINLLFLTILQFFYVNCAIFLWSNKEVDIFPLQKFTDDDLAQLVGMMDNPKVMAYSNPNQNLPLNLKSLVNDSFSAYTANDDLLDVDTIALSGDETSDLKRIEKDVEEAKYKNQDTLFFIISPTEFRSKREIEEDELITTSPESKGPVAYIGKSITDEKYGIIYSSTPLLLRINKTDLYLNGRENDLTSVDTVPRESITRLNVNILLADKRKIMLRFIFLWADSYWYLTSVRISGTSYNTTYTLAIDKEVYAPEQFSYHCSGETVFSDTVNDVYLYLTNMQVQIDSSKESFGDSYDCISFTTVPIWSGIFVSSLLIFVLLLSLVALWDIKTMDKFDNYKTKQLTITVSE from the exons ATGAAGCCGattaatttgttatttttaacaattctacaatttttttatgtaaattgtGCAATATTTTTATGGAGTAATAAAGAAGTCGATATATTCCCTTTACAAAAATTCACTGACGATGATCTAGCCCAACTCGTTGGAATGATGGATAACCCTAAAGTGATGGCTTATTCGAATCCTAACCAAAATTTGCCTTTGAATCTCAAAAGTTTAGTGAATGATAGTTTTTCGGCTTACACTGCCAATGATGATCTCTTGGATGTAGATACCATAG CTTTATCAGGTGATGAAACCTCAGATTTGAAGAGAATTGAGAAAGATGTGGAGGAAGCAAAGTACAAAAATCAAGACACCTTGTTTTTTATCATATCACCAACCGAATTCAGATCAAAGAGAGAAATAGAAGAAGATGAACTAATCACAACTTCTCCGGAATCAAAGGGTCCAGTTGCCTACATTGGTAAATCTATAACAGATGAAAAGTATGGTATAATATATTCTTCAACTCCTTTACTCTTGAGAATCAATAAAACAGACTTATATTTAAACGGTAGAGAAAATGATTTGACCTCAGTAGACACTGTACCAAGGGAATCTATCACTAGGTTAAATGTTAATATACTTCTAGCAGACAAGCGCAAAATTATGCTAAGATTCATTTTCTTGTGGGCAGATTCCTACTGGTACCTCACATCAGTGAGAATAAGCGGTACAAGTTATAATACTACCTATACGTTAGCTATTGACAAGGAAGTTTATGCCCCAGAACAATTTTCTTATCACTGCTCTGGAGAAACAGTATTTTCAGACACTGTTAATGACGTGTATTTATATTTAACTAATATGCAAGTTCAAATTGATTCCTCTAAAGAAAGTTTTGGGGATTCTTATGATTGTATTTCCTTCACCACCGTACCTATTTGGTCTGGAATATTTGTATCCAGCCTGTTGATTTTCGTATTGTTACTTTCACTAGTAGCTCTTTGGGATATCAAAACTATGGATAAATTTGATAACTATAAAACAAAACAACTAACAATAACCGTAAGCGAATGA